A window of the Cucurbita pepo subsp. pepo cultivar mu-cu-16 chromosome LG01, ASM280686v2, whole genome shotgun sequence genome harbors these coding sequences:
- the LOC111810354 gene encoding sphinganine C4-monooxygenase 2-like — MGIVISDQILGTFVPILVYWLYSGIYVLLGSFDNYRLHSKKDEQEKNLVSKSTVLRGVFFQHTIQAIVAILLFKVTENEGEVATGPKSWLTIVVQFIVAMLVLDTWQYFIHRYMHQNKFLYKHVHSQHHRLVVPYAFGALYNHPLEGLLLDTIGGALSFLVSGMSPRVAIFFFSFATIKTVDDHCGLWLPGNLFHVFFRNNSAYHDVHHQLYGSKYNFSQPFFVTWDRIFGTYRPYSLEKRAGGGFEARLKED, encoded by the exons ATGGGTATTGTAATCTCTGATCAAATTTTGGGCACTTTTGTACCAATTTTGGTTTATTGGCTATATTCTGGGATTTATGTTCTTCTTGGCTCATTTGACAACTACCGTTTGCACTCCAAGAAAGATGAGCAGGAGAAGAACTTAGTGTCCAAAAGCACTGTGCTTAGAGGCGTTTTCTTTCAACATACTATTCAGGCAATCGTTGCGATCCTCTTGTTTAAG GTGACTGAAAATGAAGGGGAGGTTGCTACAGGCCCAAAATCTTGGCTAACAATCGTAGTTCAGTTTATTGTTGCGATGCTCGTGTTGGACACTTGGCAATACTTTATTCATAGATACATGCACCAAAACAAGTTCCTATACAAGCACGTCCATTCCCAGCATCATCGGTTGGTTGTACCTTATGCATTTGGAGCTTTATACAATCATCCGTTGGAGGGTCTTCTCCTTGACACAATCGGTGGAGCTTTATCTTTTCTCGTTTCTGGGATGTCACCTCGAGTTgccatctttttcttttcctttgccACCATCAAAACAGTGGATGACCATTGTGGATTATGGCTTCCCGGAAACCTCTTCCATGTGTTCTTCCGAAACAATTCTGCATATCATGATGTCCATCACCAGCTATATGGCAGTAAGTACAACTTCTCACAGCCATTTTTTGTTACGTGGGATAGAATATTTGGTACCTATAGGCCTTACTCATTAGAGAAGAGAGCAGGGGGCGGTTTCGAAGCTCGACTTAAGGAAGATTAG
- the LOC111810324 gene encoding protein PHYTOCHROME KINASE SUBSTRATE 1-like, whose translation MGRRVSLPPPVCDTNLPHLREASFSSYLNHAEKEFVRKLAESTRDRSNSVTTQEEQDGDIEVFGAEKYFNAGAFDTQKPLKFPPKKPHKRILHSKKPRTSTSSTTTTRSGSPSVRSQSSWNSQKALLQSSTVNADSMSSKATKKSKSSQLAKGFLYRCYCCDKNLTKSKPNPKRRQTTNAGSNFTFESSVPVDLTPKNSASALKMQIQVEEQQGQKPIEVFESSLPSVDSLNVNHLEKRLSMMTWNDIVPKVKDSSNSNSNKCSLIYNDDAGSDASSDLFEIETLTGNPNSFLTTQPSDCTDCVTPTTCYAPSEASIEWSVITASATDFSDEHRLSTTSHDVKASLRRRSNHLMGCKNEKAVRVAGDKYGSPEEIQRRWESFGRLTRFEAQRLAANSVPRQYSPKISNILYV comes from the coding sequence ATGGGAAGAAGGGTGAGCTTGCCGCCGCCTGTTTGCGATACAAACCTCCCGCACCTTCGTGAAGCCTCTTTCTCTTCCTACTTGAACCATGCAGAGAAAGAATTTGTGCGTAAGCTTGCTGAATCAACTCGAGATCGCTCTAATTCTGTTACTACTCAGGAAGAACAGGATGGAGATATTGAAGTTTTTGGGGCTGAGAAATATTTCAATGCGGGTGCATTTGATACTCAAAAGCCCCTCAAATTCCCTCCCAAGAAGCCTCACAAAAGGATTCTTCACTCCAAGAAGCCAAGAACTAGTACTTCTAGTACTACTACTACTCGATCTGGAAGTCCAAGTGTTCGTTCTCAATCCAGTTGGAATAGCCAAAAGGCACTGTTGCAGAGTAGTACTGTAAACGCTGATTCCATGTCGTCTAAGGCGACAAAGAAGAGCAAATCCTCACAATTGGCGAAGGGGTTTCTCTATAGATGCTATTGCTGCGACAAGAACTTAACCAAATCCAAACCAAACCCCAAACGGAGACAAACAACCAATGCAGGTTCAAATTTCACGTTTGAAAGCTCTGTTCCAGTTGATCTGACGCCTAAAAACTCTGCCTCGGCCCTGAAAATGCAAATTCAAGTTGAAGAACAACAAGGGCAAAAGCCAATTGAGGTGTTTGAATCTTCTCTACCCAGTGTGGACTCTCTGAATGTAAACCACTTGGAGAAGAGGCTTTCGATGATGACATGGAACGACATCGTTCCAAAAGTGAAGGATTCTTCAaattctaattcaaataaatgcaGCCTAATCTACAACGATGATGCGGGAAGTGATGCAAGTTCGGATCTTTTCGAGATTGAGACGTTAACGGGGAACCCCAATTCGTTTCTCACAACACAACCCTCTGATTGCACGGATTGTGTAACACCCACCACTTGTTATGCACCAAGTGAGGCCAGCATCGAGTGGAGTGTCATCACCGCCAGCGCCACCGATTTCTCCGACGAACACCGCCTCTCCACCACCAGTCACGACGTGAAAGCGAGTCTGAGGCGGCGTTCGAATCATCTGATGGGTTGCAAGAATGAGAAGGCGGTGAGAGTGGCCGGAGATAAGTACGGTTCTCCGGAGGAAATCCAACGAAGATGGGAATCCTTTGGACGACTTACGAGGTTCGAAGCTCAGAGGCTTGCTGCAAATTCTGTTCCTCGTCAGTATTCACCCAAAATCTCCAATATTTTGtatgtttaa
- the LOC111810338 gene encoding uncharacterized protein LOC111810338 yields MKIACSTTFTTIPESSIYGLSNPWKPSSSLKSTGKRTPKIVLIGSRNLSLRLSPRRSNSLSPNRFRPLCFFNAKDESGGDFQQKGNGGGWPILRRWEVPWGWQTVSLTSLACGLSVIVTGLVESAAIPYLGIRIEELSLDEKAEILLLNQGIATVAVLGIIYSIANTFQPLPDDIYRYDIRDPLNLQKGWLLWAGVGLVGALASIAVTGAVLSSFNGGSTQRETDALVRLLPLVGSSSISTACLVGITGVLAPVLEETVFRGFFMVSLTKWIPTPVAVLISAAVFALAHFTPGEFPQLFVLGSALGFSYAQTHNLLTPITIHALWNSGVILLLTFLTLQGYDIKELLQTT; encoded by the exons ATGAAGATTGCCTGTTCGACCACCTTCACAACTATACCTGAATCTTCAATCTATGGTCTTTCTAATCCATGGAAGCCATCGTCTTCTCTGAAATCCACGGGGAAACGAACTCCTAAGATTGTACTCATTGGCTCCCGTAATTTGTCCCTGCGATTGTCTCCTCGACGTTCGAATTCCCTGTCCCCAAATCGGTTTCGTCCTCTTTGCTTCTTCAATGCTAAAGATGAATCCGGCGGCGATTTTCAGCAGAAG GGAAATGGGGGTGGATGGCCTATCTTGAGGCGGTGGGAGGTGCCATGGGGATGGCAAACAGTTTCATTAACTTCACTAGCTTGTGGATTAAG TGTTATCGTGACAGGCTTGGTTGAATCTGCTGCCATTCCTTATCTTGGTATTCGCATTGAAGAGCTAAGCTTAGATGAGAAAGCTGAAATACTTCTCCTGAACCAAGG CATTGCAACTGTGGCAGTGCTTGGGATCATATACAGCATTGCCAACACTTTCCAACCACTTCCTGATGACATTTATCGCTATG aTATTAGGGACCCCTTGAATCTGCAGAAGGGTTGGCTCTTATGGGCAGGAGTGGGTCTAGTGGGTGCCCTGGCTTCTATTGCAGTGACAGGAGCCGTCTTGTCTTCATTTAATGGCGGGAGTACTCAAAGAGAG ACAGATGCTTTAGTACGCTTGCTTCCACTAGTTGGATCTTCCAGCATCAG CACTGCTTGTCTGGTGGGCATCACAGGGGTCCTTGCTCCAGTTCTTGAAGAGACCGTGTTTCGTGGATTTTTTATGGTGTCTCTTACTAAGTG GATTCCCACGCCAGTTGCCGTTCTGATTAGCGCAGCTGTGTTTGCCCTTGCTCATTTCACTCCTGGAGAGTTTCCCCAGCTCTTTGTGCTTG GAAGTGCTCTGGGATTTTCTTATGCTCAAACTCACAACCTCTTGACCCCCATCACCATCCATGCTTTGTGGAACTCGGGCGTCATTTTGCTTCTTACCTTTCTTACG CTCCAAGGTTACGATATCAAGGAGTTGTTGCAGACAACATGA
- the LOC111810387 gene encoding protein FEZ-like: MEERNEGEKAEELMLPGFRFHPTDEELVGFYLKRKVQQRPLLIELIKQIDIYKYDPWDLPKLGGSGEKEWYFYCPRDRKYRNSARPNRVTGAGFWKATGTDRPIYSSDGTKCIGLKKSLVFYKGRAAKGVKTDWMMHEFRLPSLTHPSPTKRFVDKSIPPNDSWAICRIFKKTNSTAQRALSLSSNIPPLCDNAFTKNDTFFPTKPTLPYFETLTQSSISNAYPFDFVGSCKPFSTQTTNTFAHLPILAEPSPNATEQDKSRVDLSSILLNMSSSVLGEFGIKPIADTIDLHANQQFINNYPQPFSHEMQAGGDQFGAMMRSSVGCPFVWDSSSSCPSEVSTTTNCYT, translated from the exons ATGGAGGAGCGCAATGAAGGGGAAAAAGCAGAGGAGCTAATGCTGCCTGGCTTCCGTTTTCACCCAACCGACGAAGAGCTTGTTGGGTTTTACCTCAAAAGAAAGGTTCAACAAAGGCCTCTGCTCATAGAACTCATCAAGCAAATTGACATTTACAAATATGATCCATGGGATCTTCCAA AGTTGGGTGGTAGTGGAGAAAAAGAGTGGTATTTCTACTGCCCTAGAGATAGAAAATACAGGAACAGTGCTAGACCAAACCGTGTCACTGGAGCTGGCTTCTGGAAGGCCACTGGAACTGACCGCCCCATTTACTCCTCTGATGGAACCAAGTGCATTGGGTTGAAGAAATCACTTGTTTTCTATAAAGGCAGAGCTGCTAAAGGTGTCAAAACTGACTGGATGATGCATGAGTTTCGTCTCCCTTCCCTCACTCATCCTTCTCCCACTAAGAGATTTGTTGATAAATCTATTCCCCCAAAT GATTCATGGGCAATATGTAGGATATTCAAGAAAACAAACTCCACAGCTCAAAGGGCTCTATCTCTATCTTCCAATATCCCACCTTTATGTGACAATGCTTTCACCAAAAATGACACATTTTTCCCCACAAAACCCACTTTGCCCTATTTCGAAACCCTAACCCAATCTTCCATTTCCAACGCTTACCCTTTTGACTTTGTTGGTTCATGTAAGCCATTCAGCACTCAAACAACCAATACATTCGCCCATCTCCCCATTTTGGCTGAGCCATCACCCAACGCCACAGAGCAAGACAAATCCAGAGTGGACCTCTCTTCCATTTTGCTAAACATGTCATCATCAGTGCTTGGAGAGTTTGGGATAAAGCCCATTGCAGACACCATAGACTTGCATGCAAATCAACAGTTCATAAACAATTATCCACAACCCTTTTCACATGAGATGCAAGCAGGTGGTGACCAGTTTGGGGCCATGATGAGATCCAGTGTTGGGTGTCCTTTTGTAtgggattcttcttcttcatgcCCTAGCGAAGTATCCACCACCACTAATTGCTATACCTGA
- the LOC111810398 gene encoding uncharacterized protein LOC111810398: MSDHLVLYVDRLIRPVPVDSVPNPTEIVPFLPVGGDLEGDSLGFPCSTSTSNVDEKRKESEDLDGEDDSLIQTAECRICQDDDIIRKLETPCACSGSLKYAHRKCIQLWCNEKGDIICEICHQPYQPGYTAPPPPPRIEETSIDIGGGWTITGTPLNLHDPRLLAIAEAEHNLLEAEYDEYAASDASGAAFCRAAAFILMILLFLRHALEVTDPDGDDYLSAFFSIFLLRVAGFLLPCYIMACAVNILQRRQRRQEREAAALGAAQVAFVLQGRHRGLQFAIASGPQMTSRQDTV, from the exons ATGAGCGATCATCTCGTTCTGTATGTGGACCGATTAATTCGGCCGGTACCCGTTGATTCGGTGCCCAACCCGACTGAGATTGTTCCTTTCTTGCCGGTCGGTGGGGATTTGGAGGGCGACTCACTCGGTTTTCCTTGTTCGACGTCCACTTCCAATGTTGatgagaagagaaaagagagtGAGGATTTGGATGGAGAGGATGATTCGTTGATTCAGACAGCGGAGTGTCGCATTTGTCAGGATGACGATATAATTAGGAAGCTGGAAACTCCATGTGCTTGTAGTGGCAGTCTTAAG TATGCTCACCGGAAGTGTATACAGCTTTGGTGCAATGAGAAAGGGGATATCATTTGTGAGATTTGTCATCAG CCTTACCAACCTGGATATACAGCTCCACCACCTCCCCCTCGCATTGAAGAAACGTCTATCGACATCGG GGGAGGGTGGACCATCACTGGCACCCCTTTGAATTTACATGATCCTCGCCTTTTGGCTATTGCAGAGGCTGAACATAATTTATTGGAAGCCGAGTATGATGAATATGCTGCTTCAGATGCCAGTGGCGCTGCATTTTGTCGAGCAGCTGCTTTTATT CTCATGATCCTACTTTTCTTGCGTCATGCACTTGAAGTCACAGATCCTGATGGCGATGATTACTTGTCTGCTTTCTTCTCT ATTTTCTTGCTTCGAGTGGCTGGGTTTCTCTTGCCCTGTTACATTATGGCTTGTGCAGTCAACATCTTGCAACGTCGACAACGAAGACAG GAACGGGAGGCTGCAGCCTTGGGTGCAGCACAAGTTGCTTTTGTGCTACAAGGACGACACAGAGGTCTGCAATTTGCGATAGCATCAGGACCTCAAATGACTTCCCGCCAGGACACTGTGTGA
- the LOC111777257 gene encoding amino acid transporter AVT1I-like, translating to METQSQLPSTQLQLKGTTFLRTCINGINALSGVGILSIPFALSQGGWLSLILLSLVAAVCWYTGLLLKRCMDANPSVRTYPDIGWLAFGFKGKIMVSVFVYMELYLVAVEFLILEGDNLQKLFPSSGFKFGSVSVEGKQMYMVLAAVLILPTTCLKSLGLLAYVSFGGVLASVVLVLCVAWVGAVDGVGFNQRDELLKLQGLPTTLSLFLFCYCGHAVFPMLCNSMNNKTQFPKVLMVCFVASTMSYGSMAILGYLMYGENIKSQVTLNLPTHKTSTKIAIYTTLINPITKYAAIINPIAMAIEEASRLFATRSMAILMRTLLLFTTLILALSIPFFAYVMAFTGAFLSVTNCILIPCLCYLKINKSARKFGWELVVIVGILVMGFSVGILGTCSSIKEIVKRL from the exons ATGGAGACCCAAAGCCAGCTTCCATCCACACAGCTTCAGCTTAAAGGCACCACCTTCCTAAGAACTTGCATCAATGGAATCAATGCATTATCAG gtgtGGGGATATTATCAATTCCCTTTGCGCTTTCTCAAGGAGGGTGGCTTAGCTTGATCCTTCTGTCCTTGGTGGCAGCTGTTTGTTGGTATACGGGTCTACTTCTAAAGCGTTGTATGGACGCAAATCCAAGCGTGAGGACTTACCCTGACATTGGGTGGTTGGCTTTTGGattcaaaggaaaaataatGGTGTCCGTTTTTGTATACATGGAGTTGTATTTGGTGGCTGTTGAGTTCTTGATATTAGAAGGTGATAATCTACAGAAGCTTTTTCCAAGCTCGGGTTTCAAATTTGGGAGTGTGAGTGTTGAAGGGAAGCAGATGTACATGGTGTTGGCTGCTGTTTTGATACTGCCAACCACATGCCTCAAGAGTTTGGGATTGCTAGCTTATGTTTCTTTTGGTGGGGTTTTGGCTTCTGTTGTTTTGGTTTTGTGTGTTGCTTGGGTTGGTGCTGTTGATGGTGTTGGATTTAACCAAAGAGATGAGCTTTTGAAACTACAAGGATTGCCCACCACTCTAAGcttgtttctcttttgttaTTGTGGACATGCTGTTTTTCCAATGCTTTGCAACTCCATGAACAATAAAACCCAATTTCCAAAG GTTCTAATGGTTTGCTTTGTGGCAAGCACGATGAGTTATGGTTCGATGGCTATATTGGGGTACCTAATGTATGGGGAAAATATAAAGTCACAAGTGACTTTAAATCTTCCAACGCACAAAACCAGCACAAAAATAGCCATTTACACGACCCTCATCAATCCCATCACCAAATATGCAGCCATCATAAACCCAATTGCTATGGCCATAGAAGAGGCATCTCGTTTGTTCGCCACTCGGAGCATGGCCATCCTCATGAGAACTCTGCTTCTCTTCACCACCCTCATTCTGGCTTTGTCCATTCCCTTTTTTGCGTATGTTATGGCATTTACAGGCGCATTCTTAAGCGTAACCAATTGCATTCTCATCCCATGTTTATGCTATCTCAAGATCAACAAATCTGCACGTAAATTTGGATGGGAGTTGGTGGTGATTGTGGGAATTTTAGTGATGGGGTTTTCTGTTGGTATCTTAGGAACATGTTCCTCTATTAAGGAAATTGTAAAGCGTTTATGA
- the LOC111809304 gene encoding extracellular ribonuclease LE-like, with protein MSFFTRFLLINLAIFQCLSLLCLAAKDFDFFYFVQSWPGSYCDTRRSCCYPQAGKPSPDFKIHGLWPNYNDGTYPSNCDSSNLFDPSQVSDLEDSMQRDWPSLACPSSDSTKFWAHEWNKHGTCAESVVDQHAYFKAALNLKTQADILKALQTAGINPDGGSYSLSKIKSAIEDGVKLSPGITCNTDESGNSQLYEVYFCVDSSASNFIDCPVFPEGNCDSSVEFPEF; from the exons ATGTCTTTCTTCACCCGCTTCCTTCTCATAAATCTCGCCATTTTCCAATGCCTTTCCCTCCTCTGTCTCGCCGCCAAGGACTTTGATTTCTTCTACTTCGTTCAAAGT TGGCCTGGCTCTTACTGCGACACTCGCCGAAGTTGCTGCTATCCCCAGGCTGGAAAACCCTCCCCTGACTTCAAAATCCACGGCCTTTGGCCCAATTACAACGATGGCACTTACCCCTCTAATTGTGACTCATCCAACCTCTTCGATCCATCCCAG GTGTCAGATTTGGAGGACAGCATGCAGCGGGACTGGCCATCACTCGCTTGTCCAAGCAGCGACAGCACCAAATTCTGGGCGCATGAGTGGAACAAACACGGTACCTGCGCCGAATCCGTCGTAGACCAACATGCATATTTCAAGGCCGCTCTCAATCTTAAAACCCAAGCCGACATACTCAAAGCTCTTCAAACCGCAGGAATAAACCCAGATGGAGGTAGCTACAGTTTGAGTAAGATCAAGAGTGCCATTGAAGATGGAGTTAAGCTGAGCCCTGGAATCACCTGCAACACGGATGAGTCCGGCAACAGTCAATTGTATGAGGTTTACTTCTGCGTTGATTCTTCAGCCTCCAACTTCATCGACTGCCCTGTTTTCCCAGAAGGAAACTGTGATTCTTCCGTGGAGTTCCCCGAATTTTAG
- the LOC111807518 gene encoding ribonuclease 3-like, with translation MKPSYSIFIFNLLLLQYLSPLCLAQDFDFFYFVQQWPGAYCNSKQQRCCYPKTGRPSADFGIHGLWPNYKDGSYPSNCNSNSAFDRTQISEALSSMQKDWPSLSCPSSDGLRFWSHEWEKHGTCSESELDQKEYFEAAIKLKEKANLLKLLNDAGIEANDEFYSLESIREAIQKGVGFTPGIQCNKDSGGHSQLYQVYLCVDTSGSEFIKCPVLPRGKCSSSIQFSKF, from the exons ATGAAGCCCAGCTACTCCATTTTCATATTCAACCTTCTTCTGTTGCAGTATCTATCACCCCTGTGTCTGGCTCAGGATTTCGATTTCTTCTACTTTGTACAGCAG tgGCCCGGAGCATATTGCAATTCAAAGCAACAGCGGTGCTGCTACCCCAAAACAGGAAGGCCATCTGCAGATTTCGGGATTCATGGTCTCTGGCCTAATTACAAAGATGGAAGCTACCCATCCAACTGCAATTCCAACAGCGCTTTCGACCGAACCCAG ATCTCAGAAGCATTAAGCAGCATGCAAAAGGACTGGCCGTCATTGAGCTGTCCAAGCAGCGATGGGTTAAGATTTTGGTCACACGAGTGGGAGAAACATGGGACATGCTCTGAGTCTGAACTCGACCAGAAAGAGTACTTCGAAGCAGCTATCAAACTGAAGGAGAAGGCCAATCTCCTGAAGCTCCTTAATGATGCAGGAATTGAAGCAAATGACGAGTTTTACAGTTTGGAGAGTATCAGAGAGGCGATACAGAAGGGGGTTGGGTTTACTCCGGGGATTCAATGTAACAAGGATTCAGGTGGGCACAGTCAACTGTACCAGGTTTATTTATGTGTGGATACCTCTGGTTctgagttcattaaatgcccTGTTCTTCCCAGGGGAAAATGTTCTTCAAGTATTCAATTCTCCAAGTTCTAA
- the LOC111806227 gene encoding beta-1,3-galactosyltransferase GALT1-like — translation MKKSYGRVLVASFCMLLLMVYVISRSSTRQNYYATRSFNSVDPLQWLNPAVPSVVQNPEIAYQVITADSIISSLFTQGNFTNEERQYLQTWNHLRSITNYTRGLPNAVEAIKEAGGVWNNLKTSIEKERLGSTNESARAKEKQCPHFLTKMNATKLDNNGHNLRMPCGLTQGSSITIIGIPDGLLGNFQIDLTGEPLPGEPDPSIILHYNVRLLGDKLTEDPVIVQNTWTVSQDWGEEERCPSSVSDDNGKVDELEKCNKIVGNVETRLSELNKNFNKSKSTVQGAKAKPYFPFKLGHPFAATLRVGVDGIQTTVDGKHVTSFAYRETLEPWLVSEVKISGDLKLISVLASGLPTSEDSDHIVNIEALKSIPLSPDRPLDLFIGVFSTANNFKYRMAVRRTWMQYPEVRSGSVAVRFFVGLHKNQIVNEEVWDEARTYGDIQMMPFVDYYSLITWKTLGICIFGAEIASAKYIMKTDDDAFVRVDEVLASLNRINAQSGLLYGLINSDSQPHRDPDSKWYIGTEEWPEENYPTWAHGPGYVVSSDIAKTISKKYKEGSLKMFKLEDVAMGIWIENMKREGLDIRYEKDERIHIEGCKYNYVVAHYQGPQEMLCLWQKLQEGNGVRCCGPDN, via the exons ATGAAGAAAAGTTATGGACGGGTTCTGGTTGCATCCTTTTGTATGTTGCTGTTGATGGTTTATGTTATCTCGAGAAGTTCAACTCGGCAAAATTATTATGCAACTCGCTCGTTCAATTCCGTTGATCCTCTTCAGTGGCTCAATCCTGCAGTTCCATCTGTAGTTCAAAATCCTGAAATTGCTTATCAAGTGATTACTGCCGACTCCATAATATCCAGTCTCTTCACTCAGGGGAATTTTACTAATGAAGAGAGACAATATCTTCAGACTTGGAATCATTTAAGAAGCATTACTAATTATACCCGAGGGTTGCCTAATGCAGTAGAGGCCATCAAGGAAGCAGGAGGTGTATGGAACAATCTCAAGACTTCGATCGAAAAGGAAAGGCTTGGTTCTACAAATGAAAGTGCACGTGCAAAAGAGAAGCAATGCCCTCATTTTCTGACCAAAATGAATGCAACGAAACTTGACAACAATGGCCATAACCTAAGAATGCCTTGTGGCCTTACTCAGGGTTCTTCCATCACAATCATTGGAATTCCAGATGGTCTTCTTGGTAACTTTCAAATTGACTTGACAGGGGAACCACTGCCTGGGGAGCCTGATCCATCCATCATTTTGCATTATAATGTTAGGCTTTTGGGAGATAAGTTAACTGAGGATCCTGTAATTGTCCAGAACACCTGGACAGTTTCTCAAGATTGGGGAGAAGAAGAGCGATGTCCATCCTCTGTGTCTGACGACAATGGAAAAG TGGATGAATTGGAAAAATGCAACAAGATAGTAGGTAATGTCGAAACTCGACTTTCTGAATTGAACAAGAATttcaacaaatcaaaatctaCGGTGCAAGGAGCTAAAGCAAAACCATACTTCCCCTTCAAACTTGGGCATCCATTTGCTGCTACACTTAGAGTTGGAGTAGATGGAATCCAGACGACAGTCGATGGAAAGCATGTTACATCTTTTGCTTACCGTGAA ACTTTGGAGCCATGGCTAGTCAGTGAAGTAAAGATTTCAGGAGACTTGAAATTAATTTCTGTCCTGGCAAGTGGTTTACCCACATCCGAGGATTCAGATCATATTGTTAATATAGAAGCATTGAAATCAATTCCCCTCTCTCCGGATAGACCATTAGATCTTTTCATTGGTGTTTTCTCCACAGCAAACAATTTTAAGTACCGAATGGCCGTTCGTAGAACGTGGATGCAGTATCCTGAAGTACGGTCAGGGTCTGTTGCAGTCCgcttttttgttgggttg CATAAGAACCAAATAGTCAATGAGGAAGTGTGGGATGAGGCCCGAACATATGGTGACATACAGATGATGCCTTTTGTTGACTACTACAGCCTTATTACATGGAAAACGTTGGGTATCTGCATCTTTGGG GCAGAAATTGCTTCAGCAAAGTATATCATGAAGACAGATGATGATGCCTTTGTTCGAGTGGATGAAGTTTTAGCTTCTTTAAACAGGATCAATGCACAAAGTGGATTGCTTTATGGACTCATCAACTCAGATTCTCAACCTCACAGAGACCCTGATAGCAAGTGGTACATTGGTACGGAG GAATGGCCCGAAGAGAATTATCCAACATGGGCCCATGGTCCTGGGTATGTAGTGTCTAGTGACATAGCTAAGACGATATCCAAAAAGTACAAAGAAGGCAGCTTAAAG ATGTTTAAATTAGAAGATGTAGCCATGGGAATCTGGATAGAAAACATGAAGAGAGAGGGCCTTGATATTCGTTACGAGAAGGACGAGAGAATTCATATTGAAGGCTGCAAGTATAATTATGTGGTTGCTCACTATCAGGGACCTCAGGAGATGCTCTGTTTGTGGCAAAAACTTCAGGAAGGAAATGGTGTTAGATGCTGTGGTCCTGATAACTAA
- the LOC111806273 gene encoding uncharacterized protein LOC111806273, whose translation MPSLPLNTINFEKVNGGMHFLNVPGLLSKTSTPFWFQSKPFNFPSLKRRHCDVKPLMIQARGNSKTESAKVRNRRFQKKYNGSSTKPRLSVFCSDKQLYAMLVDDQNKKCLFYGSTLQKSMRPSPSCTTIEAAQHVGEELVKACEDLNIHEISSYDRNGFARGEKMQAFEIAISGYGFLQR comes from the exons ATGCCCTCTTTACCTCTCaatacaataaattttgaaaaagttaaTGGTGGCATGCATTTTCTAAATGTTCCTGGTCTGCTATCGAAAACTTCTACCCCCTTCTGGTTCCAGTCAAAGCCATTTAACTTTCCCAGCTTGAAACGTAGAC ATTGCGATGTGAAGCCGTTGATGATCCAAGCAAGAGGAAACTCTAAAACAGAAAGTGCAAAAGTTAGAAATAGGAGGTTCCAGAAAAAG TATAATGGCAGTTCGACAAAACCAAGGCTTTCAGTATTCTGTTCTGATAAGCAGTTGTATGCAATGCTGGTTGACGACCAGAACAAGAAGTGCCTGTTTTATGGAAGCACCTTACAGAAATCTATGCGTCCAAGTCCCTCATGCACCACCATC GAAGCTGCTCAGCATGTTGGTGAAGAACTTGTGAAGGCATGTGAAGACTTGAACATACATGAAATATCATCTTACGATCGAAATGGATTTGCTCGtggagagaaaatgcaagccTTTGAAATTGCAATTTCGGGCTATGGGTTCTTGCAACGATAG